From the Anopheles arabiensis isolate DONGOLA unplaced genomic scaffold, AaraD3 Autosomal_pericentromeric_contig0005, whole genome shotgun sequence genome, one window contains:
- the LOC120908287 gene encoding uncharacterized protein LOC120908287: MKKLTKAACKGVEPGHNMPNTNYRNSYEGHQKSSTDRLNNRKYEQCNAHLTNNDSKEAGAGETFTENCRGCEGNCPKLEKCANFLKMSVNSRWNLIKSHRICRICLLQHTHHCHVKTFCGINRCSRRHNSLLHWTPQTTATPLSK, from the exons ATGAAGAAACTTACCAAGGCAGCCTGCAAGGGAGTTGAACCTGGTCACAACATGCCAAATACAAATTATCGTAACAGCTACGAAGGACACCAGAAAAGCAGTACCGATCGTCTGAATAACCGCAAGTATGAACAATGTAACGCTCATTTAACAAATAATGATTCCAAAGAAGCGGGTGCAGGTGAGACCTTTACAGAAAATTGTCGAGGATGTGAAGGGAACTGTCCGAAGCTAGAGAAGTGTGCAAACTTTTTGAAGATGTCCGTCAACTCAAGGTGGAATCTGATAAAATCCCACCGAATCTGCCGTATCTGCCTTTTGCAACATACTCATCACTGCCATGTGAAAACATTTTGCGGAATCAATCGATGCTCGAGACGCCACAACTCGCTTCTACACTGGACACCGCAGACTACAGCAACACCATTAAGCAAG TGA